From the Azospirillum formosense genome, one window contains:
- a CDS encoding NAD-dependent epimerase/dehydratase family protein: MSVALVTGSCGLIGSESCLHFGALGMDVVGIDNDMRRTFFGDEASTAWQRQTLEQTLRQRYRHHAIDIRDAAAIDALFERHGSAISLIIHTAAQPSHDWAARDPQMDFSVNANGTLNLLEAARRHCPDAVFIFTSTNKVYGDTPNRLPLIETETRYEIDPSNRYAGGIAEDMSIDATLHSLFGASKVAADVLVQEFGRYFGMKTVCFRGGCLTGPNHSPTQLHGFLAYLMRCAVTGTRYDVIGYKGKQVRDNIHSNDLIAAFQAFYDAPRSAEVYNIGGGRASNCSILEAVALCEEITGRPMDLAFKEANRIGDHIWWVSSLGRFRSHYPSWDIRHDVRNILTDIHDSNRRRWRVEAVA; the protein is encoded by the coding sequence ATGTCCGTCGCCCTTGTCACCGGTTCCTGCGGATTGATCGGCTCGGAGAGTTGCCTGCATTTCGGTGCGCTGGGAATGGACGTCGTCGGCATCGACAACGACATGCGGCGCACCTTCTTCGGCGACGAGGCCTCGACCGCGTGGCAGCGCCAGACCCTGGAGCAGACGCTGCGCCAGCGCTACCGCCACCACGCCATCGACATCCGCGACGCCGCGGCCATCGACGCGCTGTTCGAGCGGCACGGTTCGGCCATCTCCCTGATCATCCACACGGCGGCCCAGCCCTCGCACGATTGGGCGGCGCGCGATCCGCAGATGGATTTCTCGGTGAATGCCAACGGCACGCTGAACCTGCTGGAGGCGGCGCGGCGGCACTGCCCGGACGCCGTGTTCATCTTCACCTCGACCAACAAGGTCTACGGCGACACGCCGAACCGCCTGCCGCTGATCGAGACGGAGACGCGCTACGAGATCGACCCGTCCAACCGCTACGCCGGCGGCATCGCCGAGGACATGTCGATCGACGCCACCCTGCACAGCCTGTTCGGCGCCTCCAAGGTGGCGGCCGACGTGCTGGTGCAGGAATTCGGCCGCTATTTCGGGATGAAGACGGTGTGCTTCCGTGGCGGCTGCCTGACCGGGCCGAACCATTCGCCGACGCAGCTTCACGGCTTCCTGGCCTATCTGATGCGCTGCGCCGTCACCGGCACCCGCTACGACGTGATCGGCTACAAGGGCAAGCAGGTCCGCGACAACATCCACAGCAACGACCTGATCGCCGCCTTCCAGGCGTTCTACGACGCGCCGCGCAGCGCCGAAGTCTACAACATCGGCGGCGGGCGGGCGAGCAACTGCTCCATCCTGGAAGCGGTGGCGCTGTGCGAGGAGATCACCGGGCGCCCGATGGATCTGGCCTTCAAGGAAGCCAACCGCATCGGCGACCACATCTGGTGGGTCAGCTCGCTCGGCCGGTTCCGCTCCCACTACCCGTCCTGGGACATCCGGCACGACGTCCGCAACATCCTCACCGATATTCACGACAGCAATCGGCGCCGCTGGCGCGTGGAGGCCGTGGCATGA